The Colletes latitarsis isolate SP2378_abdomen chromosome 14, iyColLati1, whole genome shotgun sequence genome has a segment encoding these proteins:
- the Mge gene encoding translocase of outer mitochondrial membrane 22 homolog mge, translating to MASLEDLDQLDSGMGSSDAHSPEVKSLLPDDEDDEEDESLAERLLGLTEMFPDEVRNFGYNVGTCLHSSMKGLYGFSCSAAWLFFSSSAILFAPILLETERAQMEEVQRTQQKQVLLGPNAAMSNMNASSLPMAPPVQR from the exons ATGGCTTCGCTCGAAGACTTGGATCAATTGGATAGCGGCATGGGCAGTAGCGACGCACATTCTCCCGAGGTGAAATCGTTACTTCCCGACGACGAGGATGACGAGGAG GACGAAAGTCTCGCCGAAAGGCTTTTGGGTCTCACGGAAATGTTTCCTGACGAAGTACGTAATTTTGGATACAACGTTGGTACTTGCTTGCACAGTTCTATGAAAG GTCTATACGGATTCTCGTGTTCAGCGGCATGGTTGTTCTTTAGCTCATCGGCTATTTTATTCGCACCCATATTGTTGGAAACAGAGCGCGCGCAAATGGAAGAGGTACAACGTACACAGCAGAAACAAGTTCTTTTAGGACCTAACGCAGCAATGTCAAACATGAATGCCTCGAGTCTTCCAATGGCTCCGCCCGTGCAACGATAA